ATTATGTGGTTTTGATTAGTTGGTGTATATAATGGGAGGGCCGCATTAGAAGTGTTTGTGCTGAGAAAGTGAATGATGCTGATGCTGTAAATAATGAAAGGATGGGTGAGTGTTGAAGCTGGGCTCAGTGCACTATTGCTAGGGAAGATATAAATGAGGGAGaagagagatgactgaggagaATGTAGGTTAATGTGGCTCAATGGTAGAAATGAAGCTCATGTGTTACGTGAGGATGCTGCTGCTGTGACAGAAGAGAGCTTGAACTCTGGACTGTGATTGAAGGAGAtttatacttttctgtttttttccatTTGAGGTATATATTGTAGTTTCTCTTATACAATTTGTGAAAttgtttgtattaaataaaggaaaaaagctctctctctgttctttGTGTCATTAGTGTGAGATCAGGCTCACATGTGTCcagctctgtgtctgtgaagagtgaCCGGTCAAAAGATCATCCACCGAGATTCAGTGAAGAAACACCATCAGCTGCTGAACggtattttatgtgttttgtattataTAGATAATTTCTCCACTGGGATATTTGTGATAgaaattaactaaataaaacaataaatcacaGATCATAATATCTGCTTTCCTTTTTATTGGTCTGTCTGGAGCTTCTTTCCAGTAAAACAATTACACAAGCAGCAACAAGGAGGCATACATTCACCATAGAGACATGAATATGTCCATCCATCTGTTTAATTAACATTTGcagcattaaaatatttcaaaagagaCTGAAGAACTCCTGTaatacagtttatttattttttttctattatttatgtCATTAGTTCTCTCCTTATAGGACAGAAAAACTTAAATTTGCTCTGAAATCGAACCTTTTCTTTAACAGCATTAACTTATAGCTGCAGCATTAACAGCTGATGTTGGCTCTTTatctttaatttaaacaaaaatggcaAGAGATTTCTCTAATGTTTTGCCTTAactgcatttaattttatttgccaTTTTAACAGGCTGCACTATGAGACATTAGATTCAGACTTCCAGATTAACAGCAACCACAAGAATTTCACAGACAAACTCCTAGGAATCTTCCAGGtaggaaaaatattttcataaatgtctGTATTTATAAGAAGCAAATTGGTTACTGGACAATGTTTCTTGTttcttttacaaatatttttaattactgattttataatttgtaCCAAAATGAACGTGGATTTGGTTGagttgtgttattttatttatttatttttttgctttgtaggatcttgaaaataaaatgatcaacTTCCTAAAAAATGAGctggaaatgtttaaaaaaatattacaaaaagagAACACACAAAACTTTGTGAAGGATTTTAATGAGAACAGATGCAGTATCAAAGAAGCAGCTCTTGATCTCACGCTCTGCTTCCTGAGAGAGATGAAGCAAGATGAAGCTGCTGATACTCTAGAAGGTAAGAGACACTGTTCGCTGCTTCCAGCGCTGTTTCAATCTGTTTTCTGTTTCACGATCACTGTTATGACCCCGAGGAAGATCATTTGTTGTTCATATGCCTCTCATATTATGTTCATAACCTGCCCTGTCTCTTCCAATAACAGACTTACTTTAGACTTCCACATTCTGCTCTGTACAAACCCAGAGACTAACCAATCtgtgtattttattcctgtgtttaGATGAGCTGATCTTCATTCATCAGCTAAAATGTAGCCTAAAGAAGAAGTATCAATGTGTGTTTGAAGGAATTGCAAAGCAAGGTGACTCCACACTTCTGAATAACATCTACACAGATCTCTATATCACTCAGGGTTGTAGTGAACAGGTCAATACTGAACATGAGGTAAGACAGATTGAAGTTGCTTCCAGACGTCATGAATCGCAGGAGAGGCAGGTTGAATGCAAAAATTTGTTTGAAGCACCTGAACAAGACAAGCAGATCAGAACTGTACTGACAAAAGGAGTTGCTGGCATCGGAAAAtcagtctctgtgcagaagtttgTTCTGGATTGGGCCGAAGGAAAAGAAAATCAAGATATCAGCTTCATATTTCCTCTTCCATTCAGAGAGATGAACTTAAAGGAGCAAGAAAAACTAAGTTTGATGGACCTTATAACTCAGTTTTTCCCAGAGACAAAAGGACTGAAGTTTACAAGAAGAAATCAATTCAAAGTCCTGTTCATTCTTGATGGATTGGATGAATGTCGACTTCCTGTAAACTTTAAGGATAATGAGACGTGGTTTGATGTATCATCACCAGCCTCTCTGGATGTTCTCCTAACGAACCTCATCAAGGGAAATCTGCTTCcttctgctctcatctggatcaccacCAGACCAGCAGCTGCCAGTAAGATTCCTCCTGACTGTATCGACCGGCTGACAGAGATACGAGGATTCAATGATGCACAAAAGGAGGAGTACTTCAGAAAAAGAATCACGGATGAGAATCAGGCCAAAGAAATCATTGAACATGTTAAACAATCAAAGAGTCTCTTtatcatgtgccacatcccagtCTTCTGCTGGATTTCAGCCACTGTTCTCCAGAACATTTTAGAGGCAAAAAGAAATAATGTTGTGAAAAATAATCAGGCTGATGATGCCTCCAAAACACTGCAGGAGTCAAATACTGAAGACACTCCTAAGACTCTGACACAAATGTACACACACTTTCTCAGATTTCAGATCCAGCAGAGCAGACGAAAGTATGATGGAGAATACACACCAGATGTTTCCTGGGATAAAGATGCCATCTATTCACTGGGGAAACTGGCATTTGATCAGCTGGAAAGAAACAATGTGATCTTCTATGACACAGATCTGAAAGCCTGTGGTATTGACGTCTATAAGGCATCAGTGTACTCAGGCATGTGTACCCAGATCTTTAAGGAGGAAACAGGGATCGTTGTTGGTACCATGTACTGCTTCGTTCACTTGAGCATTCAAGAGTTTATTGCAGCTCTTTATGCACATCTGTTTCTAGTCATAAAGCAGAGAAGTATATTTGTTCATGAGTCTACAGAACATGAAAACAAAAGTGAAACCATGATTGATTTGCTCAAGACTGCAGTGGACAAGGCACTAGAGAGTGATAATGGACACCTGGATCTTTTTCTTCGATTCCTCCTTGGTTTGTCACTCCAGTCCAATCAGAGACTCTTACAGGGTCTGTTCACAGAGCGAAATGGAAATGACCAGAGCAAAAAAGAAATAGTCCAGTACATcaagcagaaatgtgaagctGATCTGTCTACAGAGAGATCCATCAATCTGTTCTactgtctgaatgaactgaacGACCAAACTCTGGTGAAAGAGATTCAGACCCACCTTAGCAAAGGAAGTCTCTCATCTGCTGATCTTTCACCTGCCCAGTGGTCTGCTTTGGCCTTTGTGTTGTTGACATCAGAGGAGGAGCTGGAGGAGTTTGAGCTTCAGAAATTCAAGAAATCAGACGAGTGTCTCATTAGATTATCAGCAGTCATCAAAACCTCCAAAAGAGCTCTGTAAGTTCATATTTTTTGCTTTCATcctgaaaaatacatttgtctAGGGTTCCCATGCATCCTGGAAAACCTGGAAAATCAATTAGTGAAAACTTGTTCtgcaaaattattttacaaatatttttgtgtttttctttaattgtttCAAGGAGAACAAAACGTTTCATTCTCAGCTAATGTTAGTAGCTGGTTAGTCCATCAAATTTTTGCAGTAAATGTCAACAGATAATCAGCTACCTAGtgattctgtttttattttaatgtataattcCAGCCTTTCTGCAGTATCAGTAGAACCAAATACCGGATCAGTGTGGTATTCGCTGATAGGCTGCTGCTTTCAAACATTCCTGTGCATATTTATTGTGAGCATTGTGTTTTTACAACATCTTTTACAGCATTGTGCATTGTAGACGATGTTGAGCACATGATCGCAATGGTAAAGGTGTTTAATCAGAATTCACTCAGTAATAGGGCTGTCGCGATTCgttgatttttatttgatttttaaaaatcttcgACTTCATTTTGCTGGCGTCGACTAACCGGCAAAATACCGGAAGTGGCGCATTTCACGGATGAGAATCCATACTACTCAGTAATGCTTTTCTTTGAAACCATGGAAGTAGCACTTTCAaatgtataattcattgtaATTAAAGCTATAGATgacatataattattatttgtatttagcaaATGCATTCTATCTAATTATTCTGTAATCGTATTTCTCTTGTAGGTTAAATGATTGTGGCTTAACAGACAAAAGCTGTTCAGCTCTGGCTACAGTTCTTGGATCAGATTCCAGTCTGAAAGAGCTGaacatgaacaataataatctgcaggattcaggagtgaagctgctctgCACTGGACTGCAAAATATGAAGTGCCATTTGGAGATACTGAGGTAAGTTTTGTGATTTGATCTGTCATTGACTAAACTGACACATTGTGCTATACTGTTTACAGAATGTATTTGGTTATGTTCAAGGTAGGGATAACTTAACATACATTTGATGGTTCATTTGTATCTGATAATGCATATATGTTTGTATATAATTGGATATCAAAAGCTAACATAAGATGTTTTCAGgctattgttatttttgtattacatttactgatataatatactgtatgagaGTTCAAGGTTTTCCTCTTGAAGTCTGGACAATTTGTATAGTTTGCTTAAAATAAGTATCCTCTAAAACAAACTAcatgaataatgaaaatgttctctcataatgaaaaagaaaaagttaacTAGTAAAGTAAAGACCtgttatatagcactttatacaatgcAGAATGTTTCAAAGCTGCTTTACAGGTATAAACAAGAAAATAGTGAATCAGTGATGAAAACAGAATTCAATTCTGCTGCAAAGTAACTCTAAAAGACAATAGAAAATAGTCATTATTCAGTTAAAATCAGTTTAATGTTGATTCAGTTTGGTTCAGTAAATATGTAAAGTCCATCAATTTAAGAGtgagtttaattcatttataaagcagctGTGGAGAAAAACCGTGACAAcatcagctcagttcagttctcatccaataatttctattttagtatttcataTAGTATATAGTTACATGCTATATGTTGGATATTTCTGTCAGGGCCACTATCATCAAACATAATGACAATTTAATGTAACAACATAATTCAGGATGAAGTCTGACTCAATGAGGAATATCAGAAGGCCAAGTCCTGACTGCTGAATAATACTGAATGGACCTTATATAAGGAAGTAGTGATAGGCtttgtattcctataggtagacgTGAATCAGCTGATGCTTAAATTATTAACCTCAGAGACCTCAAGATAATAGAGCAgcacttttaaatgtataactcATTGCCATTAATGATATACACctattattaatttacatattttaagttttattcaaGCATGCTAGTTTGTTTTATCTAGGAAATTTGAATCAATtaaatatactgtgtatatattaaaattttgttcatgtaaaaataattggtataaattaaatttttgtatttaacaaatatattgcATGTATCTAACTctgtgatttgttttatttctcttGTAGGCTAAATGATTGTGGCTTAACAGACAAAAGCTGTTCAGCTCTGGCTACAGTTCTTGGATCAGATACCAGTCTGAAAGAGCTGAACATGAGCAATAATaacctgcaggattcaggagtgaagcagctcTGCACTGGACTGAATAATATAAATTGcaaattagagataatgaggtAAGTTTTGTGACAATCCCTTTTGTTTGGTTAGAATTCAGATCCATCTGTTAATGTCACAAATTCGGCTTATGAACTTCTGTTCACctaccaccagaggtcactcgctcaccacattgactctcacaccatacatcacactggactgcatttcccatcatccattgcactgataacacatacacagctgattacactgattgcacacacagctgactgcactgatcacacaccctacataaaccatggacttcctcttt
The sequence above is a segment of the Onychostoma macrolepis isolate SWU-2019 chromosome 22, ASM1243209v1, whole genome shotgun sequence genome. Coding sequences within it:
- the LOC131530151 gene encoding NACHT, LRR and PYD domains-containing protein 12-like isoform X7, whose amino-acid sequence is MSEKRGKMSLSQEQSVRSGSHVSSSVSVKSDRSKDHPPRFSEETPSAAERLHYETLDSDFQINSNHKNFTDKLLGIFQDLENKMINFLKNELEMFKKILQKENTQNFVKDFNENRCSIKEAALDLTLCFLREMKQDEAADTLEDELIFIHQLKCSLKKKYQCVFEGIAKQGDSTLLNNIYTDLYITQGCSEQVNTEHEVRQIEVASRRHESQERQVECKNLFEAPEQDKQIRTVLTKGVAGIGKSVSVQKFVLDWAEGKENQDISFIFPLPFREMNLKEQEKLSLMDLITQFFPETKGLKFTRRNQFKVLFILDGLDECRLPVNFKDNETWFDVSSPASLDVLLTNLIKGNLLPSALIWITTRPAAASKIPPDCIDRLTEIRGFNDAQKEEYFRKRITDENQAKEIIEHVKQSKSLFIMCHIPVFCWISATVLQNILEAKRNNVVKNNQADDASKTLQESNTEDTPKTLTQMYTHFLRFQIQQSRRKYDGEYTPDVSWDKDAIYSLGKLAFDQLERNNVIFYDTDLKACGIDVYKASVYSGMCTQIFKEETGIVVGTMYCFVHLSIQEFIAALYAHLFLVIKQRSIFVHESTEHENKSETMIDLLKTAVDKALESDNGHLDLFLRFLLGLSLQSNQRLLQGLFTERNGNDQSKKEIVQYIKQKCEADLSTERSINLFYCLNELNDQTLVKEIQTHLSKGSLSSADLSPAQWSALAFVLLTSEEELEEFELQKFKKSDECLIRLSAVIKTSKRALLNDCGLTDKSCSALATVLGSDSSLKELNMNNNNLQDSGVKLLCTGLQNMKCHLEILRLNDCGLTDKSCSALATVLGSDTSLKELNMSNNNLQDSGVKQLCTGLNNINCKLEIMRLSDCSITEEGYKALASALRSNPSHLIELDLTGNDPGQSGVKQLSDLLQDPNCQLKTLRFLGPAADEACQYVTGIVGKNPLLLRELNLSEHELGDTRVNQIAALLQDKHCQLNSLILYGCSITEKQCLILTSALKSNPSHLRELNLSWNKLGDSGVKHLSDLLMNTQCKLEKLVLYRCSITEKQCLILTSALKSNPSHLRELKLSWNQIKNTGVNHLCDVLKDSRCKLERLSLHGCGITDVSSLTQSLTNTKALQFLKELDLRRNMIRDSKQQLIDVLRDSNCKLSSKHQVKIHRRAALLRL
- the LOC131530151 gene encoding NACHT, LRR and PYD domains-containing protein 12-like isoform X8 gives rise to the protein MSEKRGKMSLSQEQSVRSGSHVSSSVSVKSDRSKDHPPRFSEETPSAAERLHYETLDSDFQINSNHKNFTDKLLGIFQDLENKMINFLKNELEMFKKILQKENTQNFVKDFNENRCSIKEAALDLTLCFLREMKQDEAADTLEDELIFIHQLKCSLKKKYQCVFEGIAKQGDSTLLNNIYTDLYITQGCSEQVNTEHEVRQIEVASRRHESQERQVECKNLFEAPEQDKQIRTVLTKGVAGIGKSVSVQKFVLDWAEGKENQDISFIFPLPFREMNLKEQEKLSLMDLITQFFPETKGLKFTRRNQFKVLFILDGLDECRLPVNFKDNETWFDVSSPASLDVLLTNLIKGNLLPSALIWITTRPAAASKIPPDCIDRLTEIRGFNDAQKEEYFRKRITDENQAKEIIEHVKQSKSLFIMCHIPVFCWISATVLQNILEAKRNNVVKNNQADDASKTLQESNTEDTPKTLTQMYTHFLRFQIQQSRRKYDGEYTPDVSWDKDAIYSLGKLAFDQLERNNVIFYDTDLKACGIDVYKASVYSGMCTQIFKEETGIVVGTMYCFVHLSIQEFIAALYAHLFLVIKQRSIFVHESTEHENKSETMIDLLKTAVDKALESDNGHLDLFLRFLLGLSLQSNQRLLQGLFTERNGNDQSKKEIVQYIKQKCEADLSTERSINLFYCLNELNDQTLVKEIQTHLSKGSLSSADLSPAQWSALAFVLLTSEEELEEFELQKFKKSDECLIRLSAVIKTSKRALLNDCGLTDKSCSALATVLGSDSSLKELNMNNNNLQDSGVKLLCTGLQNMKCHLEILRLNDCGLTDKSCSALATVLGSDTSLKELNMSNNNLQDSGVKQLCTGLNNINCKLEIMRLSDCSITEEGYKALSSALRSNPSHLIELDLTGNDPGQSGVKQLSDLLQDPNCQLKTLRFVGPAADEACQYVTGIVGKNPLLLRELNLSLHKLRDTRVNQIAALLQDKHCQLNTLLLYGCSITEKQCLILTSALKSNPSHLRELNLSWNKLGDSGVKHLSDLLMNTQCKLEKLVLYRCSITEKQCLILTSALKSNPSHLRELKLSWNQIKNTGVNHLCDVLKDSRCKLERLSLHGCGITDVSSLTQSLTNTKALQFLKELDLRRNMIRDSKQQLIDVLRDSNCKLSSKHQVKIHRRAALLRL